The Pseudomonas fluorescens genome includes a window with the following:
- the folP gene encoding dihydropteroate synthase, which yields MTSVQSSTRLPCGNRVLDLAHAHVMGILNVTPDSFSDGGRFSQLDAALRHAEAMVAEGATLIDVGGESTRPGARAVSPTEELERVAPIVERIHRELDVIISVDTSTPAVMRETARLGAGLINDVRSLRRDGALDAAAATGLPVCLMHMLGEPGTMQNDPHYDDVTREVGEFLVERLDRCAAAGIPAERIILDPGFGFAKTLAHNLSLFKHMEALHSLGRPLLVGVSRKSMIGNALGRPVGERLYGGLALAALALAKGARILRVHDVAETMDVVRMIAAVDSAE from the coding sequence ATGACTTCTGTTCAGTCCTCGACCCGGTTGCCTTGCGGCAACCGGGTTCTTGATTTGGCCCATGCGCATGTCATGGGTATTCTCAATGTCACGCCTGATTCCTTTTCCGATGGTGGTCGATTCAGCCAGCTCGATGCTGCGCTGCGACATGCCGAGGCCATGGTGGCTGAGGGCGCAACGCTGATCGATGTGGGTGGTGAATCGACCCGGCCGGGCGCACGTGCGGTCTCGCCTACTGAAGAGCTGGAGCGAGTGGCGCCGATTGTCGAGCGCATCCATCGCGAACTTGATGTCATTATCTCGGTCGATACGTCCACGCCTGCGGTCATGCGTGAGACTGCGCGGCTGGGGGCGGGCCTGATCAATGATGTTCGGTCCTTGCGGCGCGATGGTGCCCTGGACGCGGCGGCGGCCACCGGATTGCCGGTGTGCCTGATGCATATGCTTGGCGAGCCGGGGACCATGCAGAATGACCCGCACTATGATGATGTGACCAGGGAGGTAGGTGAGTTCCTGGTGGAGCGTCTGGATCGGTGCGCCGCCGCGGGCATTCCCGCCGAGCGGATCATTCTTGACCCCGGGTTCGGCTTTGCCAAGACCCTGGCTCACAACCTGAGCTTGTTCAAGCATATGGAAGCCTTGCATTCCCTGGGGCGGCCCCTGTTGGTTGGGGTCTCGCGAAAGAGCATGATAGGCAATGCCTTGGGCCGCCCGGTGGGTGAGCGCCTATATGGCGGTCTCGCCCTTGCGGCCTTGGCCCTTGCCAAAGGTGCGCGCATATTGCGCGTGCATGATGTAGCCGAAACGATGGATGTCGTGCGGATGATCGCAGCTGTGGATTCAGCCGAATAA
- the rimP gene encoding ribosome maturation factor RimP, with translation MSSKLEQLQALLAPVVVALGYECWGIEFSAQGRHSLLRVYIDKEGGVLVDDCAIVSRQISGVLDVEDPITSEYTLEVSSPGMERPLFTLEQFASFAGEQVKIKLRSPFEGRRNFQGLLRGVEEQDVVVQVDDHEFLLPIDMIDKANIIPSFD, from the coding sequence GTGTCGAGCAAGCTAGAACAGTTGCAGGCCTTGTTGGCCCCGGTGGTCGTGGCCCTTGGCTATGAATGCTGGGGTATTGAGTTCTCGGCTCAAGGTCGCCACTCACTGTTGCGCGTTTATATCGATAAGGAAGGCGGCGTGTTGGTGGATGATTGCGCCATCGTCAGCCGTCAGATCAGCGGTGTACTGGATGTTGAAGATCCAATCACCTCCGAATACACCCTTGAAGTTTCCTCGCCTGGCATGGAGCGCCCCCTGTTCACACTTGAACAGTTCGCTTCGTTTGCCGGTGAACAAGTGAAGATCAAGCTGCGCTCGCCTTTCGAAGGTCGACGCAACTTCCAAGGCCTTCTGCGCGGTGTAGAAGAGCAGGACGTCGTGGTGCAGGTAGATGACCATGAGTTCCTGTTGCCGATCGATATGATCGACAAGGCCAACATTATTCCCAGTTTTGACTGA
- the tpiA gene encoding triose-phosphate isomerase, producing MRRPMVAGNWKMHGTRASVAELIKGLRHLALPSGVDVAVFPPCLYINQVVDGLKGKSISVGAQNSAVESMQGALTGEIAPSQLVDAGCSLVLIGHSERRQIMGEQDKALIRKFSAAQACGLIPVLCVGETREQREAGKTLEVVGRQLGGIIEELGVDAFAKAVIAYEPVWAIGTGLTASPQQAQDVHAAIRAQLAAENSEVARGVRLLYGGSVKAANAAELFGMPDIDGGLIGGASLNADEFGAICRAAGN from the coding sequence ATGCGTCGCCCTATGGTAGCTGGTAACTGGAAGATGCACGGTACCCGCGCCAGCGTCGCTGAGCTGATCAAGGGCCTTCGTCATCTGGCCTTGCCTAGCGGTGTTGATGTCGCGGTGTTCCCGCCTTGCTTGTATATCAATCAAGTGGTTGATGGCTTGAAAGGTAAGTCGATTTCGGTCGGCGCGCAGAACTCTGCGGTGGAATCCATGCAGGGTGCGTTGACCGGTGAGATTGCGCCGAGTCAGTTGGTGGATGCGGGTTGTTCTCTGGTCCTGATTGGACATTCCGAGCGTCGCCAGATCATGGGCGAGCAGGATAAGGCCCTGATTCGCAAATTTTCTGCGGCCCAGGCCTGTGGTCTGATCCCGGTGCTGTGTGTAGGGGAAACCCGGGAGCAGCGCGAGGCCGGAAAGACTCTTGAAGTTGTCGGGCGTCAGCTGGGTGGCATCATCGAAGAGCTGGGTGTCGATGCTTTTGCAAAGGCAGTCATTGCCTACGAGCCGGTCTGGGCCATTGGCACCGGGCTGACGGCTTCGCCGCAACAGGCGCAGGATGTGCACGCCGCCATTCGCGCGCAGTTGGCGGCAGAGAATTCTGAAGTGGCACGAGGTGTGCGGCTTCTATACGGCGGCAGCGTGAAGGCGGCCAATGCGGCCGAACTGTTCGGCATGCCGGATATCGATGGGGGGCTCATTGGTGGAGCGTCCCTGAATGCAGATGAGTTCGGTGCGATCTGTCGCGCCGCGGGAAACTGA
- the infB gene encoding translation initiation factor IF-2 — MTQVTVKQLADEVKTPVERLLQQMREAGLPHTAAEEHVTDSEKQSLLTHLKSSHKAKVEEPRKITLQRKTTSTLRVAGSKSISVEVRKKKVFVQRSPEEIEAERKREQEERRAVENAARQKAEEEAKRRAEEEARRQPAAAQAAPVEAVEAVAPVAEPVREAAPVVAAAPAPADTRKRDEQRRPDKPRADDNRRGSGDGERKNAPHRASVKEKAPAPRVAPRTTDEESDGFRRGGRGKAKLKKRNAHGFQSPTGPVVREVKIGETITVGDLAQQMSVKAAEIIKFMFKLGTPATINQVLDQETAQLVAEELGHKVTLVSDTALEDSLAESLKFEGEAVSRAPVVTVMGHVDHGKTSLLDYIRRAKVAAGEAGGITQHIGAYHVETDRGMVTFLDTPGHAAFTAMRARGAKATDIVILVVAADDGVMPQTIEAVQHAQAAGVPLVVAVNKIDKPGADLDRIRSELSVHGVTSEEWGGDTPFVPVSAKMGTGVDELLEAVLLQAEVLELTATPSAPGRGVVVESRLDKGRGPVATVLVQDGTLRQGDMVLVGSNYGRVRAMLDENGKSIKEAGPAIPVEILGLDGTPDAGDEMSVVADEKKAREVALFRQGKFREVKLARAHAGKLENIFENMGQEEKKTLNIVLKSDVRGSLEALNGALNGLGNDEVQVRVVGGGVGGITESDANLALASNAVLFGFNVRADAGARKIVEQEGLDMRYYNVIYDIIEDVKKALTGMLGSDVRENILGVAEVRDVFRSPKFGAIAGCMVIEGVVHRNRPIRVLREDIVIFEGELESLRRFKDDASEVRAGMECGIGVKSYNDVKVGDKIEVFEKVQVARSL; from the coding sequence ATGACGCAAGTCACGGTGAAACAACTGGCCGATGAGGTCAAAACACCGGTAGAGCGCCTGTTGCAGCAGATGCGTGAGGCAGGTCTGCCGCACACCGCCGCCGAGGAACATGTGACCGACAGTGAGAAGCAGTCCCTGCTGACTCACCTGAAGAGCAGTCACAAGGCGAAAGTGGAAGAACCGCGCAAGATCACTCTGCAGCGTAAAACCACCAGCACCCTGCGTGTTGCCGGTAGCAAAAGCATCAGCGTTGAAGTACGCAAGAAGAAAGTCTTCGTACAGCGCAGCCCGGAAGAAATCGAAGCCGAGCGCAAACGCGAACAGGAAGAACGTCGCGCAGTAGAAAATGCTGCTCGTCAGAAGGCTGAAGAAGAAGCCAAGCGTCGCGCCGAAGAAGAAGCGCGTCGCCAGCCTGCTGCTGCGCAAGCTGCTCCGGTAGAAGCCGTCGAGGCTGTTGCCCCGGTAGCCGAGCCTGTGCGCGAAGCCGCTCCAGTAGTGGCTGCGGCTCCGGCTCCAGCCGACACTCGCAAGCGCGACGAACAGCGTCGTCCCGACAAACCACGTGCCGACGACAACCGTCGTGGCAGTGGCGATGGCGAGCGCAAGAACGCGCCTCATCGTGCTTCGGTCAAGGAAAAGGCACCAGCGCCACGCGTTGCGCCACGTACCACCGACGAAGAAAGCGACGGCTTCCGTCGTGGCGGTCGCGGCAAGGCCAAGCTGAAGAAACGCAACGCCCACGGTTTCCAGAGCCCTACCGGCCCTGTCGTGCGTGAAGTGAAGATCGGCGAGACCATCACTGTGGGCGATCTGGCCCAACAGATGTCGGTCAAGGCTGCTGAAATCATCAAGTTCATGTTCAAGCTGGGTACGCCAGCCACCATCAACCAGGTACTGGACCAGGAAACTGCCCAACTGGTTGCTGAAGAGCTGGGCCACAAAGTGACCCTGGTCAGCGACACCGCCCTGGAAGATTCCCTGGCCGAGTCCCTGAAGTTTGAAGGTGAGGCGGTTTCCCGTGCACCGGTCGTGACCGTCATGGGTCACGTTGACCACGGTAAAACGTCCCTGCTCGACTATATTCGTCGTGCGAAGGTTGCGGCAGGTGAGGCTGGCGGTATTACCCAGCACATCGGCGCCTACCACGTTGAAACCGACCGCGGCATGGTGACGTTCCTCGACACCCCGGGTCACGCCGCGTTTACCGCGATGCGTGCCCGTGGTGCCAAGGCAACCGACATCGTGATCCTGGTGGTTGCAGCGGACGACGGCGTGATGCCGCAAACCATCGAAGCCGTTCAGCATGCCCAGGCAGCTGGCGTGCCGCTGGTGGTTGCGGTGAACAAAATCGACAAGCCGGGCGCCGATCTCGATCGCATCCGTAGCGAACTGTCGGTGCACGGTGTGACTTCCGAAGAGTGGGGTGGCGACACTCCATTCGTACCGGTCTCCGCGAAGATGGGTACCGGCGTTGACGAACTGCTCGAAGCCGTTCTGTTGCAAGCCGAAGTCCTGGAACTGACCGCTACACCTTCGGCCCCAGGCCGTGGTGTGGTCGTTGAGTCCCGTCTCGACAAGGGTCGTGGCCCGGTTGCGACCGTCCTGGTACAGGACGGTACGCTGCGTCAAGGCGACATGGTGCTGGTCGGCTCGAACTATGGCCGCGTGCGCGCCATGCTCGACGAGAACGGCAAGTCCATCAAGGAAGCCGGTCCGGCTATCCCGGTCGAGATCCTCGGCCTGGACGGCACCCCGGATGCTGGCGACGAGATGAGCGTTGTGGCTGACGAGAAGAAAGCCCGTGAAGTGGCTCTGTTCCGTCAAGGCAAGTTCCGCGAAGTCAAACTGGCTCGTGCTCACGCTGGCAAGCTGGAAAACATCTTCGAGAACATGGGTCAGGAAGAGAAGAAGACGCTCAACATCGTCCTCAAATCCGACGTCCGTGGTTCGCTCGAAGCGTTGAACGGTGCCTTGAACGGCCTGGGTAACGACGAAGTGCAAGTGCGTGTGGTCGGTGGCGGTGTCGGTGGTATCACCGAATCCGACGCCAACCTGGCACTGGCCTCCAACGCTGTACTGTTCGGCTTCAACGTGCGTGCCGATGCCGGCGCGCGCAAGATCGTCGAGCAGGAAGGCCTGGATATGCGTTACTACAACGTGATCTACGACATCATCGAAGACGTCAAGAAAGCGTTGACCGGTATGCTGGGCAGCGACGTGCGGGAGAACATCCTGGGCGTGGCCGAAGTTCGCGACGTGTTCCGTTCGCCGAAGTTTGGTGCCATCGCCGGTTGCATGGTGATCGAGGGTGTTGTTCACCGTAACCGTCCGATCCGTGTACTGCGTGAAGACATCGTGATCTTCGAAGGCGAGCTGGAATCCTTGCGCCGCTTCAAGGATGACGCTTCCGAAGTACGTGCCGGCATGGAGTGCGGTATTGGCGTCAAGAGCTACAACGACGTCAAGGTCGGCGACAAGATCGAAGTCTTCGAGAAGGTCCAGGTTGCTCGCAGCCTCTGA
- the rbfA gene encoding 30S ribosome-binding factor RbfA: protein MAKEYSRTQRIGDQMQRELAQLIRREVKDPRVGLVTITAVEVSRDVGHAKIFITVMGQDSAEEIAQSIKVLNSAAGFLRMQLAREMKLRSVPQLHFHYDESVVRGAHLSALIERAVAEDSQHPVAAEPEDTKE, encoded by the coding sequence ATGGCAAAAGAATACAGCCGTACCCAACGAATCGGCGATCAGATGCAGCGCGAGCTGGCCCAACTGATCCGTCGCGAAGTCAAAGACCCGCGCGTCGGCCTGGTCACCATTACCGCAGTGGAAGTCAGCCGTGACGTTGGTCATGCGAAGATTTTCATCACCGTGATGGGCCAGGACAGCGCCGAAGAAATCGCCCAGAGCATCAAGGTGCTCAACTCGGCCGCCGGCTTCCTGCGTATGCAGCTGGCCCGGGAGATGAAGCTGCGCAGCGTCCCACAGTTGCACTTCCACTACGACGAAAGCGTCGTGCGTGGTGCGCATCTGTCGGCGTTGATCGAACGCGCCGTGGCTGAAGACAGTCAGCACCCGGTTGCGGCTGAACCTGAAGACACCAAGGAGTAA
- the nusA gene encoding transcription termination factor NusA, with translation MSKEVLLVVESVSNEKGVPANVIFEALELALATATKKRFEDEVDLRVEINRHTGAYETFRRWTVVEEADLDDPAIETWPSKVAETHPGAKVGDVVEEKIESIEFGRIAAQTAKQVIVQKVREAERAQVVDAYRERLGEIISGTVKKVTRDNVIVDLGNNAEALLAREDIISRETFRVGVRLRALLKEIRTENRGPQLILSRTAPEMLIELFRIEVPEIAEGLIEVMAASRDPGSRAKIAVRSKDKRIDPQGACIGMRGSRVQAVSGELGGERVDIVLWDDNPAQFVINAMSPAEVAAIIVDEDAHAMDIAVGADNLAQAIGRGGQNVRLASQLTGWTLNVMTESDIQAKQQAETGDILRNFIEELEVDEELAQVLVDEGFTSLEEIAYVPVEEMLNIDGFDEEIVNELRARAKDRLLTKAIATEEKLADAHPAEDLLSLEGMDKDLAMELAVRGVITREDLAEQSIDDLLDIDGIDDDRAGKLIMAARAHWFE, from the coding sequence ATGAGCAAAGAAGTACTGCTGGTTGTTGAGTCGGTATCCAATGAAAAGGGCGTACCGGCTAACGTTATTTTTGAAGCGCTGGAGCTGGCTCTGGCCACTGCTACCAAGAAGCGGTTTGAAGACGAAGTTGATTTGCGTGTGGAAATCAATCGCCACACCGGTGCCTACGAGACTTTCCGTCGCTGGACGGTGGTCGAGGAAGCCGACCTGGATGATCCGGCTATCGAAACCTGGCCGAGCAAGGTTGCAGAAACGCATCCGGGCGCCAAGGTCGGTGATGTCGTCGAAGAAAAAATCGAATCCATTGAGTTCGGTCGCATCGCTGCACAGACTGCCAAGCAGGTCATCGTGCAGAAAGTTCGCGAAGCCGAGCGTGCACAAGTGGTCGACGCTTATCGCGAGCGCCTGGGGGAAATCATCTCCGGCACCGTGAAAAAAGTGACCCGCGACAACGTGATCGTCGACCTGGGCAACAACGCCGAAGCGTTGCTGGCTCGCGAAGACATCATCTCTCGCGAAACTTTCCGGGTCGGCGTGCGTTTGCGTGCGCTGCTCAAGGAAATCCGCACCGAGAACCGCGGCCCGCAGTTGATCCTGTCGCGTACCGCGCCGGAAATGCTGATCGAGTTGTTCCGCATCGAAGTGCCGGAAATTGCCGAAGGCCTGATCGAAGTGATGGCCGCCTCCCGTGATCCGGGTTCGCGTGCCAAGATCGCGGTCCGCTCCAAGGACAAGCGCATCGACCCGCAAGGTGCCTGCATCGGCATGCGTGGTTCGCGTGTCCAGGCCGTATCCGGCGAGTTGGGCGGCGAGCGTGTGGACATCGTCCTGTGGGACGACAACCCGGCTCAGTTCGTGATCAATGCCATGTCGCCCGCTGAAGTGGCGGCAATTATCGTCGACGAAGATGCCCACGCCATGGACATCGCCGTTGGCGCAGACAATCTGGCTCAGGCCATCGGTCGCGGTGGTCAGAACGTACGTCTGGCCAGCCAGTTGACTGGCTGGACCCTGAACGTGATGACCGAATCGGACATCCAGGCTAAACAGCAAGCTGAAACCGGCGACATCCTGCGCAACTTCATCGAAGAGCTTGAAGTCGATGAAGAGCTGGCGCAGGTGCTGGTGGATGAGGGCTTTACCAGCCTGGAAGAGATTGCCTACGTACCGGTGGAGGAAATGCTCAACATCGACGGCTTTGACGAGGAGATCGTCAACGAGCTTCGCGCTCGGGCCAAGGATCGTTTGTTGACCAAAGCCATCGCTACTGAGGAAAAGCTGGCAGACGCCCATCCGGCCGAAGACCTGCTCTCGCTTGAGGGTATGGACAAGGATTTGGCGATGGAACTGGCGGTGCGCGGCGTAATTACCCGCGAAGACCTGGCCGAGCAGTCTATTGACGATCTGCTCGACATCGACGGCATTGACGATGATCGTGCCGGCAAGTTGATCATGGCCGCCCGAGCCCACTGGTTCGAGTAA
- the glmM gene encoding phosphoglucosamine mutase: protein MSKKYFGTDGIRGRVGEYPITPDFMLKLGWAAGMAFRKMGACKVLVGKDTRISGYMFESALEAGLTSAGADVMLLGPMPTPAIAYLTRTFQAQAGIVISASHNPHDDNGIKFFSGQGTKLPDDIELMIEELLDTPMTVVESSKIGKVSRINDASGRYIEFCKGSVPTGTSFSGLKIVVDCAHGATYKVAPSVFRELGAEVVVLSAQPNGLNINHNCGSTHTEALQAAVLAEQADLGIAFDGDGDRVLMVDHTGTVVDGDELLFIIARDLHGRGKLQGGVVGTLMSNLGLELALADLDIPFVRANVGDRYVISELLERNWVIGGENSGHIVCFDHTTTGDAIIAALQVLMALKARNEGLAQSRQALRKCPQVLINVRFGGGVNPLEHAKVKQASEHVTQAMAGRGRVLLRKSGTEPLVRVMVEGEDEAQVRGYAEELAKLVTEVSA, encoded by the coding sequence ATGAGCAAGAAATACTTTGGCACCGACGGTATTCGTGGTCGGGTCGGCGAATACCCTATTACCCCTGATTTCATGCTCAAGCTCGGCTGGGCGGCCGGCATGGCATTTCGCAAAATGGGCGCGTGCAAGGTGCTGGTCGGCAAGGACACGCGAATTTCCGGCTACATGTTCGAATCGGCACTTGAAGCCGGCCTGACATCGGCGGGCGCCGATGTGATGCTGCTGGGCCCGATGCCGACGCCAGCCATTGCCTACCTGACGCGTACGTTCCAGGCCCAGGCAGGCATCGTGATCAGCGCCTCGCACAACCCTCATGATGACAACGGCATCAAGTTCTTCTCCGGCCAGGGTACCAAGCTGCCGGATGATATCGAGCTGATGATCGAAGAGCTGCTGGACACGCCGATGACTGTGGTTGAGTCGAGCAAAATCGGCAAAGTGTCGCGGATCAACGATGCGTCGGGTCGTTACATCGAGTTCTGCAAAGGCAGTGTGCCGACCGGTACCAGTTTTTCCGGCCTGAAAATCGTCGTCGATTGCGCCCATGGGGCAACCTATAAAGTTGCGCCGAGCGTCTTTCGCGAGTTGGGCGCCGAGGTGGTGGTGCTTTCCGCCCAGCCCAATGGCCTGAACATCAACCACAACTGTGGTTCCACCCATACCGAGGCGTTGCAGGCTGCGGTGCTGGCTGAACAGGCTGATCTCGGGATCGCCTTCGATGGCGACGGCGATAGGGTCCTGATGGTCGATCACACCGGCACGGTTGTCGATGGTGACGAGCTGCTGTTCATCATTGCCCGTGACCTGCATGGACGCGGCAAGCTGCAGGGCGGCGTGGTCGGTACGTTGATGAGCAACCTCGGGCTTGAGCTGGCCCTGGCGGACCTGGATATCCCGTTCGTGCGGGCTAACGTGGGTGACCGCTACGTGATCTCGGAGCTGCTGGAGCGCAACTGGGTGATCGGGGGTGAGAACTCCGGCCACATCGTATGCTTCGACCATACCACCACGGGTGATGCGATCATTGCAGCCTTGCAGGTGCTGATGGCGCTCAAGGCGCGTAACGAAGGGCTCGCACAGTCGCGCCAGGCATTGCGCAAATGTCCGCAAGTGTTGATCAACGTGCGTTTCGGTGGCGGCGTGAATCCTCTCGAGCATGCGAAGGTCAAGCAGGCCAGTGAGCATGTGACGCAGGCGATGGCGGGGCGTGGGCGCGTGTTGTTGCGCAAGTCCGGCACAGAGCCTTTGGTGCGCGTCATGGTCGAAGGAGAGGATGAAGCGCAAGTTCGCGGTTATGCCGAAGAGCTGGCAAAACTGGTTACTGAAGTTTCTGCCTGA
- the ftsH gene encoding ATP-dependent zinc metalloprotease FtsH: protein MAKNLILWLIIAAVLVTVMNNFSSPNEPQTLNYSDFIQQVKDGKVERVAVDGYVITGKRTDGDSFKTIRPAIQDNGLIGDLVDNHVVVEGKQPEQQSIWTQLLVASFPILVIIAVFMFFMRQMQGGGGGKGGPMSFGKSKARLLSEDQVKTTLADVAGCDEAKEEVGELVEFLRDPGKFQRLGGRIPRGVLMVGPPGTGKTLLAKAIAGEAKVPFFTISGSDFVEMFVGVGASRVRDMFEQAKKHAPCIIFIDEIDAVGRHRGAGMGGGHDEREQTLNQLLVEMDGFEMNDGIIVIAATNRPDVLDPALLRPGRFDRQVVVGLPDIRGREQILKVHMRKVPMGDDVAPAVIARGTPGFSGADLANLVNEASLFAARTGKRVVEMKEFELAKDKIMMGAERKSMVMSEKEKQNTAYHEAGHAIVGRVVPEHDPVYKVSIIPRGRALGVTMFLPEEDRYSLSKRALISQICSLYGGRIAEEMTLGFDGVTTGASNDIMRASQIARNMVTKWGLSEKLGPLMYAEEEGEVFLGRGGSGQHASFSGETAKLIDSEVRSIIDQCYGTARQILTDNRDKLDAMADALMKYETIDAEQIDDIMAGRVPREPRGWSGGTGTSGTPPAVQGERPETPIGGPAADV from the coding sequence ATGGCAAAGAATCTGATCCTGTGGTTGATCATCGCCGCTGTCCTTGTGACCGTGATGAACAACTTCTCCAGCCCTAACGAGCCGCAGACCCTCAACTATTCCGACTTCATCCAGCAGGTCAAGGATGGCAAGGTCGAGCGCGTAGCCGTTGATGGCTATGTGATTACCGGTAAGCGCACCGATGGCGACAGCTTCAAGACCATTCGTCCGGCAATCCAGGACAATGGCCTGATCGGCGACCTGGTGGACAACCATGTCGTGGTCGAAGGCAAGCAGCCTGAGCAGCAAAGCATCTGGACCCAGCTCCTGGTCGCCAGCTTCCCGATCCTGGTGATCATCGCCGTGTTCATGTTCTTCATGCGGCAGATGCAGGGCGGCGGCGGAGGCAAGGGCGGGCCGATGAGCTTTGGCAAGAGCAAGGCCCGGCTGCTTTCCGAAGACCAGGTGAAAACCACCCTGGCCGACGTCGCGGGTTGCGATGAAGCCAAGGAAGAAGTCGGCGAGCTGGTCGAGTTCCTGCGTGATCCGGGCAAGTTCCAACGCCTGGGCGGTCGTATCCCGCGCGGCGTACTGATGGTGGGTCCACCGGGTACGGGTAAAACCTTGCTGGCCAAGGCGATCGCCGGTGAAGCCAAGGTGCCGTTCTTCACGATTTCCGGTTCCGACTTCGTCGAAATGTTCGTCGGCGTGGGCGCCAGTCGTGTTCGCGACATGTTCGAACAGGCCAAGAAACACGCGCCGTGCATCATCTTCATCGACGAGATCGACGCCGTTGGTCGCCATCGTGGCGCCGGCATGGGTGGCGGTCACGATGAGCGTGAACAGACCCTCAACCAGTTGCTGGTCGAGATGGACGGTTTCGAAATGAACGACGGCATCATCGTGATTGCCGCCACCAACCGTCCTGACGTGCTCGACCCCGCGCTGTTGCGTCCAGGTCGCTTCGACCGCCAGGTCGTGGTGGGGCTGCCGGACATTCGTGGTCGCGAGCAGATCCTCAAGGTCCATATGCGCAAGGTGCCAATGGGTGACGACGTCGCTCCGGCCGTCATCGCGCGTGGTACGCCGGGCTTTTCCGGTGCCGACCTGGCGAACCTGGTCAACGAGGCGTCGCTGTTCGCCGCTCGTACCGGCAAGCGCGTCGTGGAAATGAAGGAATTCGAACTGGCCAAGGACAAGATCATGATGGGCGCTGAGCGCAAATCCATGGTCATGTCGGAGAAAGAAAAGCAGAACACCGCGTATCACGAGGCGGGTCACGCGATCGTCGGTCGTGTCGTGCCCGAGCACGATCCGGTCTACAAGGTCTCGATCATTCCGCGCGGTCGCGCCCTGGGCGTGACCATGTTCCTGCCGGAAGAGGATCGCTACAGCCTGTCCAAGCGTGCATTGATCAGTCAGATCTGTTCGTTGTACGGCGGTCGTATCGCTGAAGAGATGACGTTGGGCTTCGATGGCGTGACCACCGGGGCATCCAACGACATCATGCGCGCCAGTCAGATCGCTCGGAACATGGTCACCAAGTGGGGCCTGTCCGAGAAGCTGGGGCCGCTGATGTATGCCGAAGAAGAAGGGGAAGTGTTCCTCGGTCGTGGTGGCAGTGGCCAGCATGCAAGCTTCTCTGGCGAAACGGCCAAGCTGATCGATTCCGAAGTGCGCAGCATCATCGACCAGTGCTACGGCACAGCCCGGCAGATTCTCACGGACAACCGTGACAAGCTCGATGCCATGGCCGATGCCCTGATGAAGTACGAAACCATCGATGCCGAGCAGATCGACGACATCATGGCGGGTCGCGTACCTCGCGAGCCTCGTGGCTGGTCGGGTGGTACTGGCACCTCCGGTACACCCCCGGCAGTACAGGGTGAGCGTCCGGAAACACCGATTGGCGGTCCGGCCGCTGATGTCTAA
- the secG gene encoding preprotein translocase subunit SecG has translation MLETVVVVFHLLGALGVVALVLLQQGKGADAGASFGAGASNTVFGSQGSSTFLSKFTAILAAGFFMTSLGLGYFAKEKAHELTQVGLPNPAVLEAPKQQPASDDVPVLQEQKSANPATDVPPAQEQK, from the coding sequence ATGCTGGAAACAGTCGTAGTCGTTTTTCATCTGCTGGGTGCACTGGGTGTAGTTGCCCTCGTATTGCTGCAGCAGGGTAAAGGTGCGGATGCTGGTGCGTCTTTCGGTGCAGGTGCTTCAAATACTGTGTTCGGAAGCCAAGGTTCCTCTACCTTTCTTAGTAAGTTTACTGCTATACTTGCCGCCGGTTTCTTCATGACCAGCTTAGGGTTAGGTTACTTTGCTAAAGAGAAAGCTCATGAGCTGACTCAAGTAGGTTTGCCAAACCCAGCGGTACTGGAAGCGCCTAAGCAACAACCGGCTTCTGATGATGTCCCGGTGCTTCAAGAGCAAAAGTCGGCCAACCCGGCGACTGACGTACCTCCAGCTCAAGAGCAGAAGTAA